A window of Haloarcula marismortui ATCC 43049 genomic DNA:
GTCGGCCGGCGCGCCATCCTTCGCGGAGGTGGGCCTTCCCACACTCGCCACAGCGGTACTTGAGGTCCGTCTTCTTGGTGGGCTTGTCGCCACCCGGGACCTTCGAGAACTTCCCGTCGTTCCCGATACCGGAGTTGCGCTCGCGCTGGCGGTCGATCCACTTCATGCCGGTCTGACGGCCGCTACGGACTTTCTCGACCTCGTGTTCCTGGTGCTCGTTACAGTGCGGACAGTACGTGTTGAAGCGTCGTGGCATCTGCATAGATATCGGCCTTACCGAGCGATTTGACGTGGCCGCTTAAAACCCGTTTGGTTCGCACCTGCTGTGTGCCCCACAGTACCGTCCCTGTCACACGACTAACCGCCATATTCAGCCCGTCCGCGTTCCGCCACTGCTCCGGCTACTGGAACCGGGCTGACGGTCCACTAGATTCGATTCGGACTGCCCCGAACACACCTGATTCCGAACCCGAGAGCAGTTCGAGATTCACCGCTTCTCCAGCAGAGAGCGACCGGAGCTTCGTCGCCAGTTCGCTGTCGATGTAGTCCACAACCTCGTAGGTCTCGTCGGCTTCGACGTCCCGGAGTTCCATCCGTCCGTCGTCGTCCATCGGGCTGACGACGACTGAGGCCCGCTCGCACGACCGCTGCTGTTGTTTCAACATACACGACTGTCGCGATTCCGGATATATAAATCTCGGCTATCAGGCTGTTAAGCATCTAGACACGACCGGTAAGAATATAAGGACATTCTAGTTACAGGTAATCCCTCGACGCTCGCTGTCGGTTACTGTGCTGTGTCGCAATCGCCTTCGAAGTCACTAAGTACGCTGTTGGCAAAGGAACGGGCATGAAGAAGCTCATTATCCACGGCGACCCGGGGCTGCGAAAGGGCGGCCGCATCGAGTACGAGGACGAGGAGTACGAGGTGTTCTCGGTCTCGCGGCAGGGCGACTGGCACGGCCCGGACCGGCCACAGCTCTGG
This region includes:
- a CDS encoding 50S ribosomal protein L44e; the protein is MQMPRRFNTYCPHCNEHQEHEVEKVRSGRQTGMKWIDRQRERNSGIGNDGKFSKVPGGDKPTKKTDLKYRCGECGKAHLREGWRAGRLEFQE
- a CDS encoding HAH_0734 family protein; the protein is MKKLIIHGDPGLRKGGRIEYEDEEYEVFSVSRQGDWHGPDRPQLWCTIGSEDEEETFKTQEYIPMHLDTDDIEAEAVTVLRDRAPPNAES